The following proteins come from a genomic window of Synechococcus sp. NB0720_010:
- the ndk gene encoding nucleoside-diphosphate kinase gives MAAERTFIAIKPDGVQRGLVGEILGRFERKGFKLVGLKQLTPSRELAESHYGVHRERPFFAGLVDFITSGPVVAMVWEGDGVIASARKLIGATKPLEAEPGTIRGDLAVNIGRNVIHGSDAPETAQFEIGLWFQASELSDWTPSDQGWRVEG, from the coding sequence ATGGCTGCCGAGCGCACCTTTATTGCCATCAAGCCCGATGGTGTTCAGCGCGGTTTGGTGGGTGAGATCCTCGGCCGCTTCGAGCGCAAAGGCTTCAAGCTGGTGGGCCTCAAGCAGCTCACCCCCAGCCGTGAACTGGCTGAGAGCCACTACGGCGTGCACCGCGAGCGTCCTTTCTTCGCAGGCCTGGTGGACTTCATCACCTCCGGCCCCGTGGTGGCGATGGTCTGGGAAGGCGATGGCGTGATCGCCAGCGCCCGCAAGCTGATCGGCGCCACCAAGCCTCTCGAGGCTGAGCCCGGCACCATCCGCGGCGACCTGGCCGTCAATATCGGCCGCAACGTGATCCACGGCTCCGACGCCCCCGAAACCGCTCAGTTCGAGATCGGTCTCTGGTTCCAGGCCTCTGAGCTCAGCGACTGGACCCCCTCCGATCAGGGCTGGCGCGTCGAGGGCTGA
- a CDS encoding DUF3307 domain-containing protein: MPLQDGLELLALLSMGHFLGDFGLQSDRMAAEKCRGQDNTLPWQWWLTGHAAIHGLIVALLSGVPALGLAEWGAHTLIDYGKCQHRYRIGVDQSLHLLCKLLWVLLLSLWA, encoded by the coding sequence ATGCCTCTTCAAGACGGTCTTGAACTCCTGGCCCTCCTGTCCATGGGCCATTTCCTGGGGGACTTTGGACTGCAGAGCGACCGCATGGCCGCCGAGAAGTGCCGCGGCCAGGACAACACCCTCCCTTGGCAGTGGTGGCTCACCGGCCATGCCGCCATACATGGCCTGATCGTGGCTCTCCTGAGCGGGGTTCCGGCCTTGGGCCTGGCCGAATGGGGCGCCCACACCCTGATCGACTACGGCAAGTGCCAGCACCGCTATCGCATCGGTGTGGATCAGAGCCTCCACCTGCTCTGCAAATTGCTTTGGGTCCTACTGCTGAGTCTTTGGGCATAA
- a CDS encoding cyclic nucleotide-binding domain-containing protein encodes MQAESLQLLQAIDDGVAGVFEGVQARTFAAGEELVAEGASLDRLLLVSSGVCRVSWQGLPESQRPCLGPGSVIGDVSLLLGGVTRARIVALESVDCLELPKASLEEVTRSNPALALRIYRALASINAQRLIQQTHHLGLLQSPPFAEPKHLNARVGQSIRQFKDAAAAFEADLRRTQRNPDLLVALKEAFRGVVLVVHEVFPALSGAEPALDCASLQILRTELLPYLLLTRSAERMYRKPRGYAGDFLTIDWMYADEPGGAGELGVELDRCFLDEPAAQAVRNRRGLLREELQRSLDLCAERPLRVTSLACGPAAEIFDLLQDPQLASQLELTLVDVDQQALDHVRARLDREQIEQHLPLPIRLERRNLLHLCIGRQRLELKPQHLMYSIGLIDYFDDRIVTRLQAWIHQSLVSGGRSILGNFHPDNSTRGLMDQLLDWRLIHRDQADMERLAQAAGFAPGATEMRLEPAGVNLFAISTRG; translated from the coding sequence ATGCAAGCGGAATCGCTGCAGTTGTTGCAGGCCATTGATGACGGGGTGGCTGGTGTTTTTGAAGGGGTTCAGGCCAGAACCTTTGCCGCAGGGGAAGAACTCGTCGCTGAAGGAGCATCCCTCGATCGACTGCTCCTGGTGTCCTCCGGGGTCTGCCGGGTCAGTTGGCAGGGCCTGCCCGAATCTCAGCGGCCCTGCCTGGGGCCTGGTTCCGTCATTGGTGACGTCTCGTTGTTGCTGGGGGGTGTGACGAGGGCGCGCATCGTCGCGTTGGAGTCCGTTGATTGCTTGGAGCTACCGAAGGCGTCTCTTGAGGAGGTCACGCGCAGCAATCCAGCCTTGGCTCTACGCATTTATCGGGCCTTGGCATCGATTAATGCCCAGCGATTGATCCAGCAAACACACCACCTGGGTCTGCTCCAATCGCCGCCCTTCGCTGAGCCCAAGCATTTGAACGCCAGGGTGGGTCAATCCATCCGTCAATTCAAAGATGCTGCTGCTGCCTTTGAGGCGGATCTGAGGCGTACACAGCGCAACCCTGATTTATTGGTCGCTCTCAAAGAAGCCTTCCGTGGCGTTGTGCTTGTCGTCCATGAGGTGTTTCCCGCCCTCTCGGGAGCTGAGCCGGCTTTGGATTGTGCGTCGCTCCAGATCCTGCGCACAGAGTTGCTTCCCTATTTGCTGCTGACTCGGTCTGCTGAGCGGATGTATCGCAAGCCGCGCGGCTATGCGGGTGATTTTTTGACGATTGACTGGATGTATGCCGATGAACCAGGAGGTGCTGGTGAATTGGGTGTGGAACTCGATCGCTGTTTTTTGGACGAGCCGGCTGCCCAGGCGGTGCGAAATCGGCGGGGGTTGCTGCGGGAAGAGTTGCAGCGCTCCTTAGATCTATGCGCGGAGAGGCCTCTGCGGGTGACGAGCTTGGCCTGCGGTCCGGCGGCCGAGATCTTTGATCTTCTCCAAGATCCGCAGTTGGCGAGCCAGTTGGAGTTGACCTTGGTTGATGTGGATCAGCAGGCCTTGGATCACGTCCGTGCGCGGCTGGACCGTGAGCAGATTGAGCAGCATTTGCCTTTGCCCATCCGACTGGAGCGGCGCAATCTCTTGCATCTCTGCATCGGACGGCAACGCCTGGAGCTCAAGCCCCAGCACTTGATGTATTCGATTGGCCTGATTGATTATTTCGATGATCGAATCGTGACCCGACTGCAGGCCTGGATTCATCAAAGCCTGGTGAGCGGCGGACGTTCCATCTTGGGGAACTTTCACCCAGACAACAGCACGCGCGGCCTGATGGATCAGCTATTGGATTGGCGCCTGATTCACCGCGACCAAGCGGACATGGAGCGCCTCGCTCAAGCGGCAGGCTTTGCCCCAGGCGCGACCGAGATGCGCTTAGAGCCCGCAGGAGTCAATCTGTTTGCGATTTCAACGCGCGGGTGA
- a CDS encoding FAD-dependent oxidoreductase produces MTAAQGNGVLILGGGLMGLALAHQLARAGRSVEVLSRQRSEAAGFVAAGMLAPHAEGLSGDLLRLGQDSLRRIPGWVEQIQADSGLSCGLRDCGIVVPFASEAERDIYPTAPWGQALDRAALEREIPGIGPGWRAGLLFQQDGQIDNRRQLMRALERSCVDLGVRFQEGVEVLELLQRDQTLRGIRVRNAEGDLQTIDAREAVLCCGAWSADLLPELPIYPVKGQMLSLQGPKDALPRVIFGPGTYLVPREDGLLVVGATSERDAGFTTGLTPFGQRQLQAGIAALLPEAKHWPPMERWWGFRPCTPDEGPLLGGSSISGLWLAAGHHRNGVLLAAITAQLLKSCVMSEPLTTNEQELLEAFSYRRFTRALKSQTD; encoded by the coding sequence ATGACAGCCGCCCAGGGCAACGGAGTTCTGATCCTCGGTGGCGGCCTCATGGGTCTCGCCCTGGCCCATCAGCTCGCCCGGGCAGGTCGCTCCGTTGAAGTGCTCAGCCGCCAGCGCAGCGAAGCCGCTGGTTTTGTAGCCGCCGGAATGCTCGCGCCCCATGCCGAAGGGCTCAGCGGTGATCTGCTGCGCCTCGGCCAAGACAGCCTGCGGCGGATCCCCGGCTGGGTGGAGCAGATCCAAGCCGACAGCGGCCTCTCCTGCGGTCTGCGGGACTGCGGAATCGTGGTGCCCTTCGCCTCAGAAGCGGAGCGCGACATCTATCCCACCGCTCCCTGGGGCCAAGCACTGGATCGTGCAGCCCTCGAACGCGAAATCCCCGGCATTGGACCCGGCTGGCGGGCCGGACTGCTGTTCCAGCAGGACGGACAAATCGATAACCGCCGGCAACTGATGCGCGCGCTGGAGCGCTCCTGTGTCGACCTGGGTGTCCGCTTCCAGGAGGGCGTTGAAGTCCTGGAACTGCTCCAGCGGGACCAGACACTTCGGGGGATCCGCGTCCGCAACGCCGAAGGCGACCTCCAGACCATCGATGCCCGTGAGGCCGTGCTCTGCTGCGGCGCCTGGAGTGCCGACCTGCTGCCAGAGCTGCCGATCTATCCGGTCAAAGGGCAGATGCTCTCGCTGCAGGGCCCCAAAGACGCCCTGCCCCGGGTGATCTTTGGCCCAGGCACCTATTTGGTGCCCAGAGAAGACGGCCTGCTGGTGGTCGGAGCCACCAGCGAACGAGACGCTGGATTCACCACCGGGCTGACGCCCTTCGGCCAGAGGCAACTACAGGCGGGCATTGCGGCGCTCCTCCCCGAGGCCAAACACTGGCCGCCGATGGAGCGCTGGTGGGGCTTCCGGCCCTGCACCCCCGACGAAGGCCCCTTGCTGGGAGGCAGCTCCATCTCGGGCCTCTGGCTGGCGGCGGGACACCACCGCAATGGTGTGCTGCTGGCGGCCATCACTGCGCAGCTGCTCAAGTCCTGCGTCATGTCAGAACCGCTCACAACCAATGAGCAGGAGCTGTTGGAGGCGTTCAGCTACCGCCGTTTCACCCGCGCGTTGAAATCGCAAACAGATTGA
- the gatB gene encoding Asp-tRNA(Asn)/Glu-tRNA(Gln) amidotransferase subunit GatB, giving the protein MAAEAAWEAVIGLETHVQLGTNSKIFTGASTTFGDDPNTHIDPVVCGLPGTLPVLNQKVLEYAVKASMALNLNIAEHSKFDRKQYFYPDLPKNYQISQYDEPIAEDGWIEVEVAEKGKDTYLKKIGIERLHMEEDAGKLVHAGSDRLAGSTHSLVDYNRAGVALAEIVSKPDLRTGREAAEYASEIRRIMRYLGVSDGNMQEGSLRCDVNISVRRGPDAPFGTKVEIKNMNSFSAIQKACEYEIQRQIKAYETGEPIVQETRLWDEGKQLTKSMRSKEGASDYRYFPDPDLGPIEVSAELREGWRSELPELPAAKRHRYAEDLGLSQYDARVLTDERPMAEFFEAAVATGADPKGVANWITGDIAAYVNANRLSYSELAFRPEQVAEMVKLIDGGKISGKIAKEILPELLEKGGSPAKIVDERGLGMISDPAAITAIVEELLAAHPEEVEAFRGGKNKLQGFFVGQLMKKTGGKADPKLANQILSQKLKG; this is encoded by the coding sequence ATGGCAGCTGAGGCCGCCTGGGAAGCAGTGATCGGCTTGGAGACCCATGTGCAACTGGGGACCAACAGCAAGATCTTCACCGGCGCCTCCACCACCTTTGGGGACGATCCCAATACCCATATCGATCCGGTGGTGTGCGGCCTGCCGGGAACCCTTCCGGTCCTGAATCAGAAGGTGCTGGAGTACGCCGTGAAGGCCTCCATGGCTCTCAATCTGAATATTGCTGAGCACAGCAAATTCGATCGCAAGCAATATTTCTATCCGGACCTGCCCAAGAACTACCAGATCTCTCAATACGACGAACCGATCGCCGAGGACGGTTGGATTGAAGTTGAGGTGGCTGAGAAAGGCAAAGACACCTACCTCAAGAAGATCGGGATTGAGCGTCTCCACATGGAGGAGGACGCCGGCAAATTGGTTCACGCTGGTAGCGATCGTCTCGCCGGTTCAACCCACTCGTTGGTGGATTACAACCGGGCTGGTGTGGCCCTCGCTGAGATCGTGAGCAAGCCCGATCTGCGCACCGGCCGGGAGGCGGCGGAGTACGCCTCCGAGATCCGCCGGATCATGCGCTACCTGGGCGTCAGCGACGGAAATATGCAGGAGGGCTCCTTGCGCTGTGACGTCAACATCTCCGTGCGCCGCGGGCCGGATGCGCCTTTCGGCACGAAGGTGGAGATCAAGAACATGAACTCCTTCTCGGCCATTCAGAAGGCCTGTGAGTACGAGATTCAGCGTCAGATCAAGGCCTACGAAACGGGTGAACCGATCGTTCAGGAGACCCGCCTTTGGGATGAGGGCAAGCAGCTCACCAAGAGCATGCGCAGCAAGGAGGGTGCCAGCGATTACCGCTACTTCCCCGATCCCGATCTGGGCCCGATTGAGGTCAGTGCAGAACTGCGCGAGGGCTGGCGCTCTGAGCTGCCCGAGCTGCCGGCTGCCAAGCGCCACCGCTACGCCGAAGACCTCGGTCTGTCCCAGTACGACGCCCGTGTGCTGACGGACGAACGTCCGATGGCGGAATTCTTTGAGGCAGCTGTGGCCACCGGAGCGGACCCCAAGGGTGTGGCGAACTGGATCACCGGTGACATTGCTGCCTACGTCAATGCCAACCGTCTCAGCTACTCCGAACTGGCCTTCCGCCCGGAGCAGGTGGCGGAGATGGTGAAGCTGATCGACGGCGGCAAGATCAGCGGCAAGATTGCCAAGGAAATCCTTCCCGAGTTGCTGGAGAAGGGTGGCTCACCGGCCAAGATCGTCGATGAGCGGGGTCTGGGCATGATCAGCGACCCTGCCGCGATCACCGCGATCGTTGAAGAGCTTCTGGCTGCTCACCCTGAGGAGGTGGAAGCGTTCCGCGGAGGAAAGAACAAGCTGCAGGGCTTCTTTGTTGGTCAGCTGATGAAGAAGACCGGCGGTAAGGCTGATCCGAAACTGGCCAACCAGATCCTGAGCCAGAAGCTCAAGGGCTGA
- the coaE gene encoding dephospho-CoA kinase (Dephospho-CoA kinase (CoaE) performs the final step in coenzyme A biosynthesis.) has translation MGQGPRWQGQQRRIGLTGGIATGKSTVGRLLEAEGLPVLDADQYAREALALGSPGAAAVLERFGDAVRTSGTGPECPTIDRGALGSIVFSNPTDKRWLEQLVHPLVRQRFELALAELAAESAVVLMIPLLFEAGLQELCSEIWLVDCDEKQQLERLIQRDAISQEAAQQRIASQWSLEVKRKCADVIIDNRQHSHQLSAAVEKTLKRNKISTLADPKIS, from the coding sequence ATGGGTCAGGGGCCCCGCTGGCAAGGGCAACAACGGCGCATTGGCCTGACTGGCGGCATCGCCACGGGCAAAAGCACGGTGGGGCGCCTGCTCGAAGCAGAAGGGCTACCTGTTCTTGATGCCGACCAGTACGCCCGTGAGGCCCTGGCACTTGGCAGCCCCGGTGCTGCAGCAGTGCTGGAACGCTTCGGCGACGCGGTTCGAACCAGTGGCACAGGCCCCGAGTGCCCAACAATCGATCGAGGAGCCCTTGGCTCGATTGTCTTCAGCAATCCGACTGACAAGCGCTGGCTAGAGCAACTCGTTCACCCGCTGGTCCGCCAGCGCTTTGAGCTGGCGCTCGCTGAACTCGCAGCTGAATCAGCAGTGGTGTTGATGATTCCCCTGCTCTTTGAAGCGGGACTTCAAGAGCTCTGCAGCGAGATCTGGCTGGTGGACTGCGACGAGAAGCAGCAACTGGAACGCCTGATACAACGCGATGCAATCAGTCAGGAAGCGGCCCAACAACGGATCGCGAGCCAATGGTCACTAGAGGTCAAACGCAAGTGCGCCGACGTCATCATCGACAACCGACAGCACAGCCACCAACTAAGTGCAGCGGTAGAAAAGACACTAAAACGCAACAAAATATCAACACTTGCTGATCCAAAGATTTCATAA
- the argJ gene encoding bifunctional glutamate N-acetyltransferase/amino-acid acetyltransferase ArgJ, with protein MTYAWRLIDGGVAAPAGFQASGITAGLKASGKPDLSLVLAPEGAVCAGTFTTSLVRAACVDLCADRLASRGGIARAVLTNSGQANACTGDRGLVDSIRATQAVADRLGLLAEEVLICSTGVIGVPIPMETLLQAIDPLTDALSSEGGAAAATAILTTDLIDKQIALEADLGGQTVRIGGMAKGSGMIHPNMATMLGYLSCDAGVPAEVWQGMVSRAVQRSFNAITVDGDTSTNDTYLAFAAGAPLDPAQYAALEEGVTAVSQHLAKAIARDGEGATCLLEVQVDGAATEADALAIARTVCGSSLVKTAVHGRDPNWGRIVAAAGRAGVPFDPAAVALWLGEHQLMAAGQPMAFDRPAASAYMRDRAAGAYLLNDTVAIRLSVGAGPGSGRAWGCDLSDQYVRINADYTT; from the coding sequence GTGACCTACGCCTGGCGGTTGATTGATGGTGGTGTGGCCGCACCTGCGGGCTTTCAGGCGTCGGGGATCACGGCGGGCCTGAAGGCCTCGGGGAAGCCGGACCTCTCACTTGTGCTGGCACCCGAGGGCGCGGTCTGTGCCGGCACCTTCACAACATCCTTGGTGCGAGCGGCCTGCGTGGATCTCTGCGCCGATCGCCTGGCCTCCAGAGGTGGTATCGCCCGAGCGGTGCTCACGAATTCCGGTCAGGCCAATGCCTGCACCGGCGACCGCGGCCTGGTTGACAGCATCCGTGCCACCCAGGCCGTGGCTGATCGCCTGGGGCTTTTGGCGGAAGAGGTCCTGATCTGCTCCACCGGGGTCATTGGTGTCCCGATCCCCATGGAGACCCTGCTGCAGGCCATTGACCCGTTGACGGACGCCCTCAGTTCAGAGGGTGGCGCAGCGGCGGCCACCGCGATCCTCACCACCGACCTGATTGATAAGCAGATCGCTCTGGAGGCGGACCTCGGTGGCCAGACCGTTCGCATCGGTGGGATGGCCAAGGGGTCGGGAATGATTCACCCGAACATGGCCACGATGCTCGGCTATCTCAGCTGTGATGCCGGCGTCCCCGCTGAGGTCTGGCAGGGGATGGTCTCCCGCGCGGTGCAGCGCTCCTTCAACGCCATCACGGTTGATGGCGACACCAGTACGAACGACACCTACCTGGCTTTTGCCGCTGGCGCTCCTTTAGATCCAGCCCAGTACGCGGCCCTGGAGGAGGGGGTCACCGCGGTCTCTCAACACCTGGCCAAAGCCATCGCCCGCGATGGTGAAGGGGCCACCTGCCTACTGGAGGTCCAGGTGGACGGGGCGGCCACGGAGGCCGATGCGCTGGCCATCGCCCGCACGGTCTGCGGTTCCTCCTTGGTCAAGACGGCTGTCCATGGCCGTGACCCCAACTGGGGCCGGATTGTCGCTGCCGCGGGTCGTGCGGGAGTCCCCTTCGATCCTGCTGCCGTCGCGCTCTGGCTCGGGGAGCATCAGCTGATGGCAGCTGGCCAACCCATGGCCTTTGATCGGCCGGCCGCCTCGGCCTACATGCGCGATCGGGCTGCCGGCGCTTACCTCTTGAATGACACCGTTGCGATTCGCCTCTCGGTCGGTGCTGGCCCTGGGAGTGGACGCGCCTGGGGCTGCGATCTCTCGGATCAGTACGTGCGCATCAACGCCGACTACACGACCTAA
- a CDS encoding AarF/ABC1/UbiB kinase family protein: protein MRRLGPALASALRSLRIWGAVLQLLAFLWWDAQSWSYPGGVSEEGQERRQKRRARWLTAQLLELGSAFIKLGQLLSARPDVLPASWVEELSRLQDSVPAFSFDTAQSLLEQELGERCAEIIDIEEQPLGAASLAQVHRASLRSGRQVVFKIQRPGLERLFRLDLEVMQQVAAVLQRHPQWGVGRDWVSIAQECRRVLLRELDFRLEAEHAARFRQQFLDDPGIRIPAVVWELTTRRVLCLDYVPGIKINDRQALIEAGIDPSAVAEKGAASYLQQLVRFGFFHADPHPGNLAVARDGALIYYDFGMVGTLSQRLRSRLGRMVTAAAARDASGLVRELQAAGVIAPDIDPGPVRRLVRVMLAEALTPPFSANILDKLSGDLYELVYGQPFRLPPELIFVMRALSTFEGVGRSLDPSFSLVAIARPYLLPLMTASGNGPNDLFNQLGRQAVEVGSRALGLPQRLEDSLSRIEQGDLQVQIRAGETDRLLRRLALSQQSAGQSVLLGAFAVAAALLASSARPLLTIIPVVAGVPVGLSWLKLQARLKRDARIDKLGNS, encoded by the coding sequence ATGCGTCGCCTTGGCCCGGCCCTGGCGAGCGCCCTTCGCTCCCTACGGATCTGGGGTGCCGTTCTGCAGTTGTTGGCCTTCCTCTGGTGGGATGCCCAGTCCTGGAGCTATCCAGGGGGCGTCAGTGAGGAGGGGCAGGAGCGTCGTCAGAAGCGTCGTGCCCGTTGGCTCACGGCCCAGTTGTTGGAACTGGGCTCAGCCTTCATCAAGCTCGGTCAGCTCCTTTCGGCCAGGCCGGATGTGCTGCCGGCCAGCTGGGTAGAAGAACTCTCACGGTTGCAGGACAGCGTCCCGGCCTTCTCCTTCGACACGGCCCAGTCGCTGCTCGAGCAGGAGCTGGGGGAGCGCTGCGCCGAGATCATTGATATTGAGGAGCAACCCCTCGGGGCCGCCAGCCTGGCCCAGGTCCATCGCGCCAGCCTTCGCAGTGGCCGGCAGGTGGTCTTCAAGATCCAACGCCCCGGGCTGGAGCGCCTGTTCCGCCTCGACCTCGAGGTCATGCAACAGGTCGCGGCGGTGCTGCAGCGCCATCCCCAGTGGGGCGTCGGACGCGATTGGGTCTCCATCGCTCAGGAATGTCGTCGTGTGCTCCTGCGTGAGCTCGACTTCCGTCTGGAGGCCGAGCACGCCGCCCGCTTCCGGCAGCAGTTTCTCGATGATCCGGGCATTCGAATCCCAGCGGTGGTCTGGGAACTCACCACCCGGCGGGTGCTCTGCCTCGACTACGTCCCCGGGATCAAGATCAACGACCGCCAGGCCCTGATCGAGGCTGGCATCGACCCTTCGGCGGTCGCCGAGAAAGGTGCTGCCAGTTACCTGCAGCAGCTGGTGCGCTTCGGCTTCTTCCATGCCGACCCCCATCCCGGCAACTTGGCCGTAGCCCGTGATGGGGCCCTCATCTACTACGACTTCGGCATGGTCGGGACCTTGTCTCAGCGCCTCCGCAGTCGCCTGGGGCGGATGGTCACGGCGGCGGCGGCCCGCGATGCCTCGGGCTTGGTGCGTGAGCTGCAAGCCGCTGGGGTGATCGCCCCTGACATCGATCCCGGTCCGGTCCGTCGCCTCGTGCGGGTGATGCTCGCGGAGGCCCTGACCCCTCCCTTCTCCGCCAACATCCTCGACAAACTCTCCGGCGACCTCTACGAGTTGGTCTATGGGCAGCCCTTCCGTCTGCCCCCGGAGCTGATCTTTGTGATGCGGGCCCTCTCCACCTTTGAGGGGGTCGGCCGCAGCCTGGATCCCAGCTTTAGCCTCGTCGCTATCGCCCGCCCCTATCTGCTTCCCCTCATGACCGCCAGCGGCAACGGCCCCAACGACCTCTTCAACCAGTTGGGTCGCCAAGCGGTGGAGGTGGGCAGCCGTGCCCTCGGTCTGCCCCAGCGTCTGGAGGACAGCCTCAGCCGAATTGAACAGGGCGATCTCCAGGTTCAGATCCGTGCCGGCGAGACCGACCGTCTGCTGCGTCGGTTGGCCCTGAGCCAGCAGAGCGCTGGCCAGTCGGTCCTGCTGGGTGCCTTTGCCGTCGCAGCGGCCCTGCTCGCCTCCAGCGCCAGGCCGCTGCTGACGATCATTCCCGTCGTGGCCGGGGTTCCGGTGGGTCTCAGCTGGTTGAAGCTGCAGGCCCGCCTGAAGCGCGATGCCCGCATCGACAAGCTCGGCAATTCCTAA
- the eno gene encoding phosphopyruvate hydratase: MIDTLDLVIDTIVAREVLDSRGTPTVEAEVMLEGGASGRAIVPSGASTGAHEACELRDGGSRYCGKGVLQAVSNVEEKIAPALCGLSALDQGTVDAAMLELDGSDNKSALGANAILAVSLASARAAANGVGLPLYRYLGGPMANLLPVPLMNVINGGAHAANSLDFQEFMLVPHGAPTFREALRMGTEVFHTLKGLLKDKGLSTAVGDEGGFAPDLGNIEAGDMLVQAIEKAGYRPGDQISLALDVASTEFFKDGRYAFDGGSYTSAEMVDQLAALVNRFPITSIEDGVAEDDWEGWALLTEKLGKTVQLVGDDLFVTNSARLQRGIDLGVANSILIKVNQIGTLTETLQAIDLAGRAGYTSVISHRSGETEDTTIADLAVATRAGQIKTGSLSRSERVAKYNQLLRIEDELGSQAVYAGAEDRGPRGKA, encoded by the coding sequence GTGATCGACACCCTCGACCTCGTCATCGACACCATCGTGGCCCGGGAGGTTCTCGATTCCCGTGGCACACCGACCGTGGAAGCCGAGGTGATGCTGGAGGGCGGAGCCAGTGGCCGCGCCATCGTTCCCAGCGGCGCCAGCACCGGTGCCCACGAAGCCTGTGAACTGCGGGACGGCGGCAGCCGCTACTGCGGCAAGGGTGTGCTGCAGGCCGTCAGCAACGTTGAAGAAAAAATCGCTCCCGCCCTCTGCGGCCTGAGTGCCCTGGACCAGGGCACCGTTGATGCCGCGATGCTCGAGCTCGACGGCAGCGACAACAAGAGCGCCCTGGGTGCCAACGCAATCCTGGCGGTGAGCCTGGCCAGCGCCCGCGCCGCCGCCAATGGCGTTGGCCTGCCCCTCTACCGCTATCTGGGCGGCCCGATGGCCAACCTTCTGCCGGTGCCGTTGATGAATGTGATCAACGGTGGCGCCCACGCCGCCAACAGCCTGGACTTCCAGGAATTCATGCTGGTGCCCCACGGCGCACCCACCTTCCGCGAGGCCCTGCGGATGGGCACCGAGGTGTTCCACACCCTTAAGGGTCTGCTGAAGGACAAGGGCCTGAGCACCGCCGTCGGCGACGAGGGCGGCTTTGCCCCTGACCTGGGCAACATCGAAGCCGGCGACATGCTGGTTCAGGCGATCGAAAAAGCTGGCTACCGCCCCGGCGACCAAATCTCCCTGGCCCTAGACGTGGCCAGCACCGAGTTTTTCAAGGACGGCCGCTACGCCTTCGATGGCGGCAGCTACACCAGCGCCGAGATGGTCGACCAGTTGGCCGCTCTGGTGAACCGCTTCCCCATCACCTCGATCGAGGACGGCGTTGCCGAAGACGACTGGGAGGGCTGGGCCCTGCTGACCGAGAAGCTCGGCAAGACCGTCCAACTCGTCGGCGATGACCTGTTCGTGACCAACAGTGCCCGCCTGCAGCGCGGCATCGACCTGGGCGTGGCCAACTCGATCCTGATCAAGGTCAACCAGATCGGCACCCTGACCGAGACCCTGCAGGCGATCGATCTGGCGGGGCGTGCCGGCTACACCAGCGTGATCTCCCACCGCTCCGGCGAGACCGAGGACACCACCATCGCCGACCTGGCCGTGGCTACCCGCGCCGGCCAGATCAAGACCGGTTCCCTCAGCCGCAGTGAGCGCGTGGCCAAGTACAACCAGCTGCTGCGCATCGAAGACGAACTGGGCAGCCAGGCCGTCTACGCCGGTGCCGAAGACCGCGGCCCCCGCGGCAAGGCCTGA
- the gloA gene encoding lactoylglutathione lyase — MRLLHTMLRVGDLERSIAFYTDILGMRLLRRKDYPGGRFTLAFVGYGDESDHTVLELTHNWDTSSYDIGSGYGHIALGVDDIVGVCDQIRAKGGKVVREPGPMKNGTTVIAFVEDPDGYKVELIEMSSRAHAA, encoded by the coding sequence ATGCGCCTTCTCCACACCATGCTGCGGGTCGGCGACCTGGAGCGCTCGATCGCGTTCTACACCGACATTCTTGGGATGCGGCTGTTGCGCCGGAAGGACTATCCCGGGGGGCGTTTCACCCTGGCTTTTGTGGGCTACGGAGACGAGAGCGACCACACCGTGCTGGAGCTCACCCACAACTGGGACACCAGCAGCTACGACATCGGTAGCGGCTATGGCCACATCGCCCTGGGTGTGGACGACATCGTTGGCGTCTGCGACCAGATCCGCGCCAAGGGGGGAAAGGTGGTGCGCGAACCGGGCCCGATGAAGAACGGCACCACCGTCATTGCCTTCGTCGAGGACCCCGACGGCTACAAGGTTGAACTGATTGAGATGAGCTCTCGCGCCCATGCGGCCTGA